A genome region from Bacteroides stercoris ATCC 43183 includes the following:
- a CDS encoding DUF4858 domain-containing protein — MLAVLSAGFSFPMQGQTIWTKQDSIKLKKILDEETDISINPTIKQEIDLLFSTPAYIHNIPILPIEELLPQPKNLRQTYPIPRFRLNNAHIYYKTPLQDKYILNAQRFGISAAKEYDKRAGMLLQQKTDFKFDITQKLGYHLYAGYSRSSSKSAILPGTVNPLYFGSGFSYDINRRMQVKTSIRHQFNIIHRRWEWVWETNMGISF; from the coding sequence GTGTTGGCAGTATTATCTGCCGGTTTCTCCTTTCCTATGCAAGGACAAACTATATGGACGAAACAAGACTCCATCAAACTGAAAAAGATACTGGACGAAGAAACGGATATATCCATTAATCCTACTATCAAGCAAGAAATTGACTTATTATTTTCCACACCTGCGTACATACACAATATTCCCATTTTACCTATTGAGGAACTTTTGCCCCAGCCGAAAAATCTCCGACAGACATACCCGATACCCCGATTCCGGCTGAACAATGCACACATATATTACAAGACTCCATTACAGGATAAATATATCTTGAACGCTCAACGATTCGGTATCTCAGCCGCTAAGGAATATGACAAAAGAGCAGGAATGCTTTTACAGCAAAAGACAGATTTCAAGTTTGACATAACTCAAAAACTCGGCTATCATCTTTATGCAGGCTATAGCCGCAGCAGCAGCAAATCCGCCATACTGCCGGGAACAGTAAACCCACTGTATTTCGGAAGCGGGTTCTCTTATGACATCAATAGACGAATGCAGGTAAAAACAAGTATCAGACACCAATTCAATATAATCCACAGACGTTGGGAATGGGTGTGGGAAACAAATATGGGAATATCTTTTTAG
- the nudC gene encoding NAD(+) diphosphatase, translating into METTEMEQSMQWFVFFKDQLLLKKEYTTNGENKYGIPYGVTPPVTPAAGCKIHEVTLTGGKKVKACALGQPVPETEEWVMTGLRASYDYLPLADYQAAGKAFQILYWDSHSRFCPVCGTPMEQQTPIMKKCPECGNEMYPPVSTAIIVLIRKGKEILLVHARNFRGTFHGLVAGFLETGETLEQCVEREVMEETGLRVKNITYFGSQPWPYPSGLMVGFIADYESGEIKLQADELSSGAFYSKDNLPEIPRKLSIARKLIDWWLENN; encoded by the coding sequence ATGGAAACTACGGAAATGGAACAATCCATGCAGTGGTTCGTCTTTTTCAAAGACCAGCTGCTGCTGAAGAAAGAGTACACAACAAACGGAGAGAACAAATACGGTATACCTTATGGAGTAACCCCTCCTGTAACACCCGCAGCGGGATGCAAAATACACGAGGTAACTCTGACCGGCGGAAAGAAAGTAAAGGCTTGCGCACTCGGACAGCCCGTACCCGAAACCGAAGAATGGGTAATGACAGGCTTGCGCGCTTCTTACGACTACCTGCCATTGGCAGATTACCAGGCAGCGGGAAAAGCATTCCAGATACTCTATTGGGACAGCCACAGCCGTTTCTGTCCCGTATGCGGCACTCCTATGGAACAGCAGACTCCTATCATGAAGAAATGCCCGGAGTGCGGCAATGAGATGTATCCTCCCGTTTCTACGGCTATCATCGTGCTGATACGGAAGGGCAAAGAAATATTGCTGGTACATGCACGCAACTTCCGCGGCACGTTCCACGGGTTGGTAGCCGGCTTCCTCGAAACGGGCGAAACGTTGGAACAATGCGTAGAGCGGGAAGTTATGGAAGAAACGGGGCTAAGGGTGAAAAACATCACTTATTTCGGCAGCCAGCCCTGGCCTTATCCCAGCGGATTAATGGTAGGATTCATAGCCGACTATGAAAGCGGGGAAATCAAACTGCAAGCCGATGAACTCAGTTCCGGCGCATTCTATTCCAAAGACAACCTGCCGGAAATACCCCGGAAACTAAGCATTGCAAGAAAACTGATTGACTGGTGGCTGGAGAATAATTGA
- a CDS encoding HU family DNA-binding protein — MSAYYDLYETPSPNGSEEKKSLHARICPKETYTQKEFVEHVAMFQHLPKNIIGAALDACIDELCDLLASGNIVELGELGFFSTSLKCTQDTDDEKKKIRSESVRFQNVHLRISNTFRKKIRQRMKLERTHSPTKKSKKTETTEETRKERLMLFLQENVCITKNEYIHLTGLTRHAAIDELNKFIRQGILRRRGISRSTVYINNIQH; from the coding sequence ATGAGTGCATACTATGACCTTTACGAAACTCCCTCTCCTAACGGAAGCGAGGAAAAAAAATCTCTCCATGCCCGTATATGTCCTAAAGAAACTTATACCCAAAAAGAGTTTGTAGAACACGTTGCTATGTTTCAGCATCTGCCCAAAAACATTATAGGGGCGGCACTGGACGCTTGCATCGACGAACTGTGCGACCTGCTTGCCAGCGGCAACATTGTAGAACTCGGAGAGTTGGGATTTTTCAGCACTTCATTGAAGTGCACTCAGGATACCGATGATGAGAAAAAGAAAATCAGGTCCGAATCTGTCCGTTTTCAAAACGTGCATTTGCGTATCAGCAACACATTCCGCAAGAAAATCAGACAGAGAATGAAACTGGAAAGGACACATTCTCCGACTAAGAAATCGAAGAAAACGGAAACGACAGAAGAAACAAGGAAAGAAAGGCTGATGCTGTTCCTGCAGGAGAATGTTTGCATCACCAAAAACGAATATATTCACCTGACCGGGCTGACAAGGCATGCAGCCATCGATGAACTGAACAAATTCATCCGGCAAGGTATCCTGCGGCGTCGGGGCATAAGCCGCTCCACAGTTTATATAAATAATATTCAGCATTAA
- a CDS encoding N-acetylmuramoyl-L-alanine amidase-like domain-containing protein has protein sequence MKTLSGISQILFNRFYCIFRTLPCVFCTLAIASSVSAQETDNAMLKYGLNFLKTPYVAHTLEVNEEEKLVVNFDEVDCTTFVEYVLALALSPVKNGTIDNADYARTLQSIRYRDGKIDGYTSRLHYIADWVNNGVRHGFMEDITAANSPDTVRLSLNFMSAHSKAYKHLESSPENISKIEEIEKSLSGQLFHYIPKNKLPDEGLGWIKDGDIIAITTNIPGLDVVHLGLACYEKGVLKLLHASSTQKMVVVSQEPLAQMLKRNKKFTGIRVLRIK, from the coding sequence ATGAAAACGTTATCCGGCATATCCCAGATTTTATTTAACAGGTTCTACTGTATATTCCGTACCTTGCCTTGCGTTTTCTGTACTTTGGCAATAGCATCGTCCGTTTCCGCACAGGAAACGGACAATGCCATGCTGAAATACGGTTTGAATTTCCTCAAGACTCCCTACGTGGCACATACGCTGGAAGTAAATGAAGAAGAAAAACTTGTAGTCAACTTCGACGAAGTGGATTGCACCACTTTTGTGGAGTATGTGCTCGCCCTGGCACTTTCTCCCGTCAAGAATGGCACGATAGACAATGCCGACTACGCACGCACCCTGCAAAGCATCCGCTATCGCGACGGCAAAATCGACGGTTACACTTCCCGCCTGCACTACATTGCCGATTGGGTGAACAACGGCGTCAGACATGGTTTCATGGAAGACATAACCGCTGCCAACAGCCCCGATACGGTAAGGCTGTCCCTCAACTTCATGTCTGCGCATTCCAAAGCATACAAACACCTGGAGTCTTCTCCCGAAAACATCAGCAAGATTGAAGAAATAGAAAAGTCGCTCTCCGGACAACTGTTCCATTATATCCCCAAAAACAAACTGCCCGATGAAGGACTCGGGTGGATAAAGGATGGCGATATCATAGCCATTACCACCAACATTCCCGGGCTGGATGTTGTCCATCTGGGACTTGCCTGCTATGAAAAGGGAGTATTGAAACTGCTCCATGCCTCCTCTACGCAGAAAATGGTAGTCGTCTCCCAAGAGCCATTGGCACAGATGCTGAAAAGGAATAAGAAGTTTACAGGAATCAGAGTGTTAAGAATAAAATAA
- a CDS encoding glycoside hydrolase family 2 TIM barrel-domain containing protein, with amino-acid sequence MKIHGLLLAAAFLPVALAAQEDRYAQITNPKLTSINKEPPRSTFTSYTNEADAVVNDRKSGTFRISLNGKWKFNYVENFADRPTDFMDARTDVSKWPDINVPGNWELQGFGTPIYVNQPYEFCSPGYAPYWDKPNPPYVPKEWNPTGTYRRTFTLPADWDNKEVFLSADGVRGAAFYYLNGKFAGMSKDSKTPARFNVTSLARRGENVIAIQVHRFSDGNYLECQDFWRISGIERDIYMYAQPQIHLTDFKAETPLDGDYRNGILKLKVKFANETGKETPFLVSYRLLDSKDKLIAQSSTRVSYGQTEVEFTPKTIKEPLQWTAETPNLYTLVISLKHTNGDVIEATGCKVGFRTVEIKDKQLMVNGRPILVKGVNYHEHNEYTGHYVPEELMLKDFELWKRYNINTIRTCHYPQQERFYELCDQYGFYVIDEANIESHGMGYNLNVGGTLGNNPLFTKAHIDRTMNMYERDKNHPCIITWSLGNEAGNGLNFYVTYNTLKALDSRPVQYERALLEWNTDIFCPMYHSPAHIEKYAQNPEMTRPLILCEYAHAMGNSLGNFQDYWNIIEKYPILQGGCIWDWVDQGLAAKTADGRKYWAYGGDYGEYGTPSDGDFCINGIVYPDRSVKPQTEEMGKVYQNIKFFDFDPAASVVKIRNDFSFTNLDKYDFHYIVRHHGKEIYKGRIKDIKAEPGQTVTSPFLNGIPATNSSTGDVRIEFYAAIRTPEPFLPAGTVIAREQTYAHTFHKEDAPKQAFAGSEEDDRQVVFSGPHFKATFDKQSGLLVSYRYKKQEYIHNGQGPRPFFWRAPTDNDYGAKLPVRLKAWKEASYQEPKAESFNVVRDKDTTAVKVTYRFPQTDARWDITYKVYGNGVIKVDNHFVAENAQTPMIPRVGLRMQLPARITSLTYYGRGPEENYRDRRTSQFIGEYTSGIQDMYEPYVRPQENNHRTDIYWCTLTSKAKEGLLFVADRTFEMNVSNYPLESLDSGESIENGSPRTEKTNHRHLTDPQPEPSVDLFIDYRMMGVGGDDSWGALAHEPYLIRPGRQNAISYGFAIVPFDKGTDFKSLIYRY; translated from the coding sequence ATGAAAATACACGGACTATTGCTTGCCGCAGCCTTTCTTCCTGTCGCCCTTGCGGCGCAGGAAGACCGGTATGCGCAAATTACCAATCCCAAGCTCACAAGTATCAACAAAGAGCCGCCCCGCAGCACCTTCACCTCTTACACGAACGAGGCGGATGCCGTTGTCAACGACCGCAAGAGCGGAACATTCCGCATCTCCCTCAACGGCAAGTGGAAATTCAACTATGTGGAGAACTTCGCCGACCGTCCTACCGACTTTATGGATGCCCGTACGGACGTAAGCAAATGGCCGGACATCAACGTTCCCGGCAATTGGGAGCTGCAAGGTTTCGGCACGCCTATCTACGTCAACCAGCCGTACGAGTTCTGCTCTCCCGGCTATGCCCCCTATTGGGACAAGCCCAACCCGCCCTACGTTCCCAAAGAGTGGAATCCTACGGGAACCTACCGCCGTACCTTCACCCTGCCTGCCGACTGGGACAACAAAGAAGTCTTCCTGAGCGCCGACGGAGTGCGCGGAGCGGCATTCTACTACCTCAACGGCAAGTTTGCAGGCATGAGCAAAGACTCCAAGACTCCCGCACGCTTCAACGTCACTTCCCTTGCCCGCAGAGGCGAGAACGTGATTGCCATACAGGTACACCGCTTCTCCGACGGCAATTATCTGGAGTGCCAGGACTTCTGGCGCATCAGTGGCATCGAACGGGACATCTACATGTATGCCCAGCCGCAAATACACCTGACGGACTTCAAGGCGGAGACTCCCCTGGACGGAGATTACCGCAACGGAATCCTGAAGCTGAAAGTGAAGTTTGCCAACGAAACCGGCAAAGAGACTCCGTTCCTCGTAAGCTATCGTTTGCTGGACAGCAAAGACAAGCTGATTGCCCAATCCTCAACCCGTGTAAGTTACGGTCAGACGGAAGTGGAGTTCACCCCAAAGACAATCAAAGAACCGTTGCAGTGGACAGCCGAGACGCCTAACCTCTACACGCTTGTCATCAGTCTGAAACATACCAACGGTGACGTTATCGAGGCCACCGGTTGCAAAGTAGGGTTCCGCACCGTAGAGATAAAAGACAAGCAACTGATGGTAAACGGCAGACCTATCCTCGTAAAAGGCGTCAACTATCACGAGCATAATGAATACACCGGCCATTACGTTCCCGAAGAGCTTATGCTGAAAGATTTCGAACTTTGGAAGCGGTACAACATAAACACGATCCGTACCTGCCATTACCCGCAGCAGGAACGTTTCTATGAGCTGTGCGACCAATATGGCTTCTACGTCATAGACGAAGCCAATATCGAGAGCCACGGAATGGGCTACAATCTGAACGTAGGCGGCACGCTGGGTAATAACCCGCTGTTTACAAAAGCGCATATAGACCGCACCATGAACATGTACGAGCGCGACAAGAACCATCCCTGCATCATCACCTGGTCGCTTGGCAACGAAGCGGGAAACGGCCTGAACTTCTACGTCACCTACAATACGCTGAAAGCATTGGACAGCCGTCCCGTGCAATACGAACGCGCCCTGCTGGAATGGAACACGGACATCTTCTGCCCCATGTACCACAGTCCCGCCCATATCGAGAAATACGCACAGAACCCCGAAATGACCCGCCCGCTCATCCTCTGCGAATATGCCCATGCCATGGGCAACAGCCTCGGCAATTTCCAGGATTACTGGAACATCATCGAGAAATACCCCATCCTGCAAGGCGGCTGTATTTGGGACTGGGTAGACCAGGGACTTGCCGCCAAGACCGCTGACGGCCGTAAATACTGGGCATACGGCGGCGACTACGGCGAGTACGGCACCCCGTCCGACGGCGACTTCTGTATCAACGGCATAGTATATCCCGACCGTAGCGTCAAGCCGCAGACCGAGGAAATGGGAAAGGTGTATCAGAACATCAAGTTCTTCGACTTCGACCCGGCAGCCTCTGTCGTAAAGATACGCAATGATTTCTCCTTCACCAATCTCGACAAATACGACTTCCATTACATCGTCCGCCATCATGGCAAAGAGATTTACAAAGGCCGAATCAAAGACATCAAGGCCGAACCGGGACAAACCGTCACCAGTCCGTTCCTCAACGGCATTCCCGCCACCAACAGCTCGACCGGAGACGTACGCATAGAGTTCTATGCCGCTATCCGTACTCCCGAACCGTTCCTTCCGGCGGGTACGGTCATTGCCCGTGAACAGACCTATGCGCATACTTTCCATAAGGAAGATGCCCCGAAACAGGCATTCGCCGGTTCGGAAGAAGACGACCGGCAAGTTGTTTTCTCCGGTCCGCACTTCAAGGCAACCTTCGACAAGCAAAGCGGCCTGCTGGTATCTTACCGATACAAGAAGCAAGAGTACATCCATAACGGGCAAGGTCCCCGCCCCTTCTTCTGGCGCGCCCCTACCGACAATGACTACGGAGCCAAACTTCCCGTACGTTTGAAAGCATGGAAAGAGGCCAGCTATCAGGAGCCGAAAGCCGAAAGCTTCAACGTAGTGCGCGACAAAGATACTACGGCGGTAAAAGTGACCTACCGCTTCCCGCAGACCGATGCCCGCTGGGATATAACGTATAAGGTATACGGCAACGGCGTTATCAAGGTAGACAACCATTTCGTTGCAGAGAATGCCCAAACACCGATGATACCGCGTGTGGGACTGCGTATGCAGCTACCCGCCCGCATCACCTCGCTGACCTACTACGGCCGTGGTCCGGAAGAAAATTACCGCGACCGCCGCACCTCACAGTTCATCGGCGAATACACATCGGGTATCCAAGATATGTACGAGCCTTATGTCCGTCCGCAAGAAAACAACCACCGCACGGACATCTATTGGTGCACCCTCACCAGTAAAGCAAAAGAAGGTCTGCTGTTTGTTGCCGACCGCACTTTCGAAATGAACGTATCCAACTATCCGCTGGAAAGCCTGGATAGCGGTGAGTCTATCGAGAACGGCTCTCCCCGCACCGAAAAGACCAATCACCGCCATCTCACCGACCCGCAACCGGAACCCTCCGTAGACCTCTTCATAGACTACCGCATGATGGGCGTAGGCGGTGACGACAGTTGGGGAGCTTTGGCGCACGAACCTTATCTGATACGTCCCGGCAGGCAGAATGCCATCAGCTACGGTTTCGCGATTGTACCGTTCGACAAGGGAACGGATTTCAAGAGTTTGATATATAGATATTAA
- a CDS encoding alpha/beta hydrolase: MRKNLFLSLLFAATMLSAQSPVELPLWPDGAPNTNGLTGEQEDLKGGRVANVTHPSITVYRPAKPNGMAVIMCPGGGYARLAMNHEGHDMATWFTTQGITYAVLKYRMPNGHNEVPLSDAEQAIHLVRKHAGEWGVNPNRIGIMGASAGGHLAASLATLYGSDATRPDFQILFYPVISMLKGVTHSGSRQNLIGETPSAELEQKYSLERQVSPKTPQAFIMLSADDATVLPINGIGYFLALREQKVPATLHVYPTGGHGWGFRDSFTYKRQWTGELEKWLREGLTFPDK, from the coding sequence ATGAGAAAGAATCTATTTCTATCCCTTCTGTTTGCCGCAACGATGTTGTCCGCACAGAGTCCCGTCGAACTGCCGTTGTGGCCCGACGGAGCTCCCAATACAAACGGGCTGACCGGTGAACAGGAAGATTTGAAAGGCGGCCGCGTTGCCAACGTGACCCATCCTTCCATAACCGTTTACCGTCCGGCAAAGCCCAACGGTATGGCCGTCATTATGTGCCCCGGCGGCGGATACGCCCGTCTTGCCATGAACCACGAAGGGCACGACATGGCGACCTGGTTCACGACGCAAGGCATCACGTATGCGGTACTGAAGTACCGCATGCCGAACGGGCACAACGAGGTTCCCCTGTCGGATGCCGAGCAAGCCATCCACCTGGTACGCAAACATGCCGGGGAATGGGGTGTCAACCCCAACCGTATCGGTATCATGGGAGCATCCGCAGGCGGACATCTGGCAGCTTCCCTTGCCACGTTATACGGCAGCGACGCTACCCGTCCCGACTTCCAGATACTGTTCTATCCCGTCATCTCCATGCTGAAAGGCGTGACCCACAGCGGTTCCCGCCAAAACCTTATCGGAGAGACTCCTTCGGCCGAACTGGAACAGAAATACTCGCTCGAAAGGCAGGTATCTCCCAAAACGCCGCAGGCCTTCATCATGCTGTCGGCAGATGACGCAACCGTACTGCCTATCAACGGCATCGGTTACTTCCTCGCCCTGCGCGAACAGAAAGTGCCTGCCACACTGCACGTCTATCCCACCGGCGGTCACGGATGGGGCTTCCGCGACAGCTTCACCTACAAGCGCCAATGGACCGGCGAGCTGGAAAAATGGCTGAGAGAAGGACTGACCTTCCCGGATAAGTAA
- a CDS encoding OPT family oligopeptide transporter, with product MKQEEEKAIGVPENAFRELKPGEVYNPLMSPDKKYPEVNLWSVLWGIAMAVLFSAAAAYLGLKVGQVFEAAIPIAIIAVGVSGAAKRKNALGENVIIQSIGASSGVIVAGAIFTLPALYILQESYPQEITVTFAQVFISSLLGGVLGILFLIPFRKYFVSDMHGKYPFPEATATTQVLVSGEKGGSQAKPLLTAGIIGGLYDFIVATFGWWNENFTTRVCGFGEMLAEKAKLVFKVNTGAAVLGLGYIVGLKYASIICAGSLAVWWIIIPGMSLIWGDSVLNQWNPEITATVGAMSPEEIFKYYAKSIGIGGIAMAGIIGIIKSWGIIKSAVGLAAKEMGGKADAETNVKRTQRDLSMKIIAIGSIVMLILVTLFFYFDVMQGNLMHTVVAILLVAGISFLFTTVAANAIAIVGTNPVSGMTLMTLILASVVMVAVGLKGPGGMVAALVMGGVVCTALSMAGGFITDLKIGYWLGSTPVKQETWKFLGTIVSAATVGGVMIILNKTYGFTSGQLAAPQANAMAAVIEPLMNGVGAPWLLYGIGAVLAIVLNACKIPALAFALGMFIPLELNVPLVVGGAVNWYVTSRSKDAALNAERGEKGTLLASGFIAGGALMGVVSAAMRFGGVNMVNDAWLSNTWSEVLALGAYAILIFYLVKASMKTK from the coding sequence ATGAAACAAGAAGAAGAGAAAGCAATCGGCGTACCGGAAAACGCGTTCCGCGAGCTGAAGCCGGGAGAGGTCTACAATCCCCTGATGAGTCCCGACAAGAAATATCCCGAAGTAAACCTGTGGTCGGTACTGTGGGGCATCGCCATGGCGGTACTGTTTTCGGCAGCGGCAGCCTATCTGGGGCTGAAAGTGGGACAGGTATTCGAAGCCGCCATCCCCATCGCCATTATCGCTGTCGGCGTGTCCGGTGCAGCCAAGCGTAAGAACGCACTGGGCGAAAACGTCATCATCCAGTCCATCGGAGCCAGCTCCGGAGTAATTGTGGCAGGCGCAATCTTTACCCTGCCCGCACTGTATATCCTACAGGAAAGCTATCCGCAGGAAATTACCGTAACGTTTGCACAAGTATTCATCAGTTCGCTGCTGGGCGGCGTACTGGGTATCCTTTTCCTTATCCCGTTCCGTAAATATTTCGTAAGCGACATGCACGGCAAATATCCTTTCCCCGAGGCCACCGCAACGACGCAGGTGCTTGTATCGGGAGAAAAAGGCGGCAGTCAGGCAAAACCGTTGCTGACGGCGGGTATTATCGGCGGTCTGTACGACTTCATCGTTGCCACTTTCGGTTGGTGGAACGAGAACTTCACCACCCGTGTATGCGGCTTCGGCGAAATGCTGGCAGAGAAAGCCAAGCTGGTGTTCAAGGTAAACACCGGAGCTGCCGTACTGGGTCTGGGCTATATCGTCGGACTGAAATACGCCTCTATCATCTGCGCCGGCTCGCTTGCCGTATGGTGGATTATCATCCCCGGCATGTCCCTTATCTGGGGCGACAGCGTGCTGAACCAATGGAATCCGGAGATTACCGCCACCGTAGGTGCCATGTCTCCCGAAGAAATCTTCAAGTACTATGCCAAGAGCATCGGTATCGGCGGCATTGCAATGGCGGGTATCATCGGTATCATCAAGTCATGGGGCATCATCAAGAGTGCCGTAGGGCTGGCTGCCAAGGAAATGGGTGGCAAGGCTGATGCGGAAACCAACGTGAAGCGTACGCAACGCGACCTTTCCATGAAGATTATCGCTATCGGTTCTATCGTGATGCTGATACTGGTTACGCTGTTCTTCTACTTCGATGTGATGCAGGGCAACCTGATGCACACGGTAGTGGCTATCCTGCTCGTTGCGGGCATCTCGTTCCTCTTCACCACCGTAGCAGCCAATGCCATTGCCATTGTGGGAACCAATCCGGTATCGGGCATGACGCTGATGACGCTTATCCTTGCATCGGTAGTAATGGTGGCGGTAGGCCTGAAAGGTCCCGGCGGAATGGTGGCAGCGCTGGTTATGGGCGGTGTGGTTTGTACGGCACTGTCCATGGCGGGCGGTTTCATCACCGACCTTAAGATTGGCTACTGGCTGGGAAGCACTCCCGTGAAACAGGAGACGTGGAAGTTCCTCGGAACAATCGTTTCGGCAGCTACCGTAGGCGGTGTGATGATTATCCTGAACAAAACATACGGATTTACCAGCGGACAACTGGCTGCTCCGCAGGCCAACGCAATGGCGGCGGTTATCGAACCGTTGATGAACGGTGTAGGTGCACCGTGGCTGCTTTACGGCATCGGTGCGGTGCTGGCTATCGTGCTGAATGCCTGCAAGATTCCTGCACTGGCTTTTGCACTGGGCATGTTCATCCCGTTGGAGCTGAACGTTCCGCTGGTAGTGGGCGGTGCCGTAAACTGGTACGTAACCAGCCGCAGCAAGGATGCAGCTCTCAATGCCGAACGTGGCGAGAAAGGTACACTGCTGGCGTCCGGTTTCATTGCCGGCGGTGCGCTGATGGGTGTGGTAAGCGCGGCAATGCGCTTCGGCGGTGTCAATATGGTGAACGACGCATGGCTCAGCAATACATGGTCTGAAGTGCTGGCGCTGGGTGCTTATGCCATCCTGATATTCTACCTCGTAAAGGCTTCGATGAAAACGAAATAA
- a CDS encoding DUF1573 domain-containing protein → MKKLAFYMLMLVMSIGYAYAQGGADIKFDKTTHNFGTFSENNPVVSCTFTFTNVGDAPLVIHQAVASCGCTVPEYTQEPVMPGKTGTIKITYNGTGKYPGHFKKSITLRTNAKTEMMRLFVEGDMTAKDAK, encoded by the coding sequence ATGAAGAAACTTGCTTTTTATATGTTGATGCTGGTTATGAGCATCGGTTATGCCTATGCACAAGGCGGGGCAGACATTAAATTCGACAAGACCACCCATAACTTCGGAACATTCTCCGAAAATAATCCGGTGGTAAGCTGCACGTTTACATTCACCAACGTGGGAGATGCTCCGCTGGTAATCCATCAGGCAGTGGCATCTTGCGGATGCACAGTGCCCGAATACACGCAAGAGCCGGTGATGCCCGGAAAGACCGGAACCATCAAGATTACTTACAACGGTACAGGCAAATACCCCGGACATTTCAAGAAGTCCATTACGCTGCGCACCAACGCCAAGACCGAAATGATGCGCCTGTTCGTTGAAGGCGACATGACTGCCAAAGACGCCAAATAA
- a CDS encoding precorrin-2 C(20)-methyltransferase — MSPIQFVSLGPGEAELITLKGLKALQNADCIFCPETPVRDGHSLSRAADIMLRLDIPANRIRRFSLPMSKQRTDALNAYDQVYAAALSLHHAGKKVAIVAEGDAGFYSSVHYIYEKLQAAGIPVEQIAGIPAFIAAGARGGLHIASREERLTVIPGITTAEEIERLIQSQNTVVIMKLSQCTDEVHRCIRLHPEYDYRYFENVGTPQEKYISDGQQLETLRFPYFSLLIIRHNGF; from the coding sequence ATGTCCCCTATTCAATTCGTATCCCTCGGCCCCGGTGAAGCCGAACTCATCACTCTGAAAGGACTGAAAGCCCTGCAAAATGCCGACTGTATCTTCTGTCCCGAAACACCCGTCCGCGACGGTCATTCCCTGTCACGCGCCGCCGACATCATGCTCCGGCTCGACATACCCGCCAACCGTATCCGCCGCTTCTCCCTGCCCATGAGCAAGCAACGGACCGATGCCCTCAACGCCTACGACCAAGTGTATGCCGCCGCCCTTTCCCTGCATCACGCCGGCAAGAAAGTGGCTATCGTGGCAGAGGGCGATGCAGGCTTCTACTCCTCTGTACATTATATATATGAGAAACTGCAAGCCGCCGGCATCCCCGTAGAACAGATTGCCGGCATCCCCGCTTTCATCGCTGCCGGAGCACGAGGCGGATTGCACATCGCCAGCCGGGAAGAGAGGCTGACCGTAATTCCCGGTATCACCACCGCCGAAGAGATAGAGCGGCTGATACAATCTCAGAACACGGTAGTCATCATGAAACTGTCACAATGCACCGATGAAGTGCACCGTTGCATCCGCCTTCATCCCGAATACGATTACCGCTATTTCGAGAACGTAGGCACTCCGCAGGAGAAATACATCAGTGACGGGCAGCAGCTTGAAACACTCCGTTTCCCTTATTTCTCCCTGCTTATCATCCGTCACAATGGCTTCTGA